In one window of Enoplosus armatus isolate fEnoArm2 chromosome 7, fEnoArm2.hap1, whole genome shotgun sequence DNA:
- the comp gene encoding cartilage oligomeric matrix protein: MLGFLVLTCALCMGGHTAAGQRDGEIISQIKMTNLALAEIKELLKQQIKEIVFLKNTVMECEACGMGGMQPRPSCVPNPCHPGVKCKETPQGIKCGPCPDGMEGNGTHCTDVDECTVMPCHMGVRCINTSPGFRCGSCPAGYTGPQVQGVGLAYATANKQVCKDINECEGSNNGGCVVNSVCMNTPGSFRCGPCKTGYVGDQRRGCKPERACGNGQPNPCHASAECIVHREGAIECQCGVGWAGNGYLCGPDIDIDGFPDEKLDCPEKNCNKDNCLTVPNSGQEDADGDGMGDACDEDADGDGILNTQDNCVLVPNVDQRNIDEDDFGDACDNCRAVKNNDQKDTDVDKYGDECDEDIDGDGIPNYLDNCKRVPNADQKDRDGDKVGDACDSCPYVPNPDQTDADNDLIGDPCDTNKDSDGDGHQDSRDNCPAVINSSQLDTDKDGQGDECDDDDDNDGIPDLLPPGPDNCRLIPNPLQEDSNGDGVGNVCERDFDNDTIIDTIDVCPENAEVALTDFREYQTVVLDPEGDAQIDPNWVVLNQGREIVQTMNSDPGLAVGYTAFSGVDFEGTFHVNTVTDDDYAGFIFGYQDSSSFYVVMWKQVEQIYWQANPFRAVAEPGIQLKAVKSNTGPGENLRNALWHTGDTSDQVKLLWKDARNVGWKDKTSYRWFLQHRPADGYIRVRFYEGPQMVADTGVIIDATMRGGRLGVFCFSQENIIWANLRYRCNDTLPEDFDTYRAQQVQLAV, translated from the exons ATGCTGGGGTTTCTGGTGCTGACCTGTGCGCTCTGCATGGGAggacacactgcagcaggacagagag atggAGAAATTATCAGTCAGATTAAAATGACGAACCTCGCACTGGCTGAGATTAAAGAGCTTCTGAAACAACAg ATAAAAGAGATCGTATTCCTGAAGAACACAGTGATGGAGTGTGAAGCCTGTG ggATGGGAGGAATGCAGCCTCGTCCCTCCTGTGTGCCCAACCCCTGCCACCCAGGGGTGAAGTGTAAGGAGACACCTCAGGGTATAAAGTGTGGACCCTGTCCTGACGGCATGGAGGGCAACGGGACCCACTGCACTGATGTGGATGAG TGTACTGTGATGCCGTGTCACATGGGCGTGCGCTGCATAAACACTTCCCCGGGTTTCCGCTGTGGTTCCTGTCCTGCTGGGTACACCGGCCCCCAGGTCCAGGGTGTCGGCCTCGCCTACGCCACCGCCAACAAACAG GTGTGCAAAGATATCAACGAGTGTGAAGGCTCCAACAATGGAGGCTGTGTGGTGAACTCTGTCTGCATGAACACCCCT GGCTCGTTCAGGTGCGGTCCCTGTAAGACGGGCTATGTTGGGGATCAGCGACGAGGCTGTAAGCCGGAGAGAGCCTGTGGGAATGGCCAACCCAACCCCTGCCATGCCAGCGCCGAGTGCATCGTCCATCGAGAGGGTGCAATCGAGTGTCAG TGTGGAGTCGGATGGGCTGGAAACGGCTACCTCTGCGGGCCTGATATTGACATCGATGGTTTCCCCGATGAAAAACTGGACTGTCCTGAAAAGAACTGTAACAAG GATAATTGTCTCACTGTGCCCAACTCTGGTCAAGAAGATGCAGACGGTGATGGAATGGGAGACGCTTGCGATGAGGATGCAGACGGGGACGGGATCCTCAACACACAG GATAACTGCGTGTTGGTGCCCAATGTGGACCAGAGGAACATTGATGAGGACGACTTTGGCGACGCCTGCGACAACTGCCGCGCCGTCAAAAACAACGACCAGAAAGACACAGACGTAGACAAATATGGTGATGAATGTGATGAAGACattgatggtgatg GAATCCCCAATTACCTGGATAACTGCAAAAGGGTTCCCAACGCTGACCAGAAAGATCGTGACGGCGACAAAGTGGGAGACGCTTGCGACAGCTGTCCTTATGTCCCAAACCCTGACCAG ACAGATGCGGACAACGACTTGATTGGAGACCCCTGTGACACCAACAAGGACAG TGACGGAGACGGTCACCAGGACTCTCGGGACAACTGTCCAGCTGTCATCAACAGCTCCCAGCTGGACACCGACAAGGACGGCCAGGGAGACGAGtgtgatgatgacgacgataATGACGGCATCCCAGACCTGCTGCCACCTGGTCCTGACAACTGCCGCCTGATCCCCAACCCTCTGCAGGAGGACTCTAATG GTGATGGTGTGGGTAATGTGTGCGAGAGGGATTTCGACAACGACACCATCATCGACACCATCGACGTTTGTCCAGAAAACGCAGAGGTCGCCCTCACTGACTTCAGGGAGTACCAGACCGTCGTTTTAGATCCGGAGGGAGACGCACAGATCGACCCCAACTGGGTGGTGCTGAACCAG GGAAGAGAGATTGTCCAGACTATGAACAGTGATCCTGGCTTGGCTGTTG GTTACACTGCTTTCAGCGGCGTGGACTTTGAAGGGACGTTTCATGTAAACACGGTAACGGACGACGACTACGCAGGATTTATCTTCGGGTACCAGGACAGCTCCAGCTTCTACGTGGTGATGTGGAAGCAGGTGGAACAGATCTACTGGCAGGCGAACCCGTTCAGGGCTGTGGCAGAACCAGGCATCCAACTGAAG GCCGTCAAGTCCAACACGGGTCCTGGTGAAAACCTGAGGAACGCTCTGTGGCACACTGGTGACACAAGTGACCAGGTCAAGCTTCTGTGGAAAGACGCTCGCAATGTTGGCTGGAAGGACAAGACTTCGTACCGCTGGTTCCTGCAGCATCGACCCGCTGACGGATACATCAG AGTCCGCTTCTACGAGGGTCCTCAAATGGTGGCAGACACGGGCGTCATCATAGACGCCACAATGAGAGGAGGTCGACTAGGAGTCTTCTGCTTCTCCCAGGAGAACATCATCTGGGCCAACCTGCGTTACCGCTGCAACG acaCTCTTCCTGAGGACTTTGACACCTACAGAGCTCAGCAGGTCCAGCTGGCAGTCTGA
- the tmem38a gene encoding trimeric intracellular cation channel type A, with product MEVLAALNVGEFAQVFSKLGMFPVFDVAYYIVSILYLKYEPGSVEVSRRSPVASWLCAMLYCFGSYILADIMLGSSPIDYFQHNSHILLASSVWYLIFYCPLNLFYKCVAFLPVKLVLVALKEVVRTRKIAAGVHHAHHAYHHGFFIMVIVGYVKGSGVALISNFEQLLRGVWRPDTNEILNMSFPTKASLYGAILFTLQEAHWLPVSKSTLILLFTLFMATSKVAMTARHSHGSPFTLIESWVCHLLFGSPLGGSEEDHHHPPAAAASSSPLKTKEELSEGVRKRKAKKAE from the exons ATGGAAGTGCTGGCTGCTCTTAATGTGGGCGAGTTTGCCCAAGTTTTCTCCAAACTGGGaatgtttcctgtgtttgatGTCGCTTATTACATCGTGTCCATCCTCTACCTCAAGTATGAGCCAG GCTCAGTGGAGGTTTCTCGTAGGAGTCCCGTGGCCTCCTGGCTCTGTGCCATGCTCTACTGCTTTGGTAGTTACATCCTGGCAGACATCATGCTTGGAAGCAGCCCCATCGACTATTTCCAACACAACAGCCACATCCTGCTGGCCTCATCTGTCTG GTACCTCATCTTCTACTGCCCACTGAACCTCTTCTATAAATGTGTGGCTTTCCTGCCCGTCAAGCTGGTGTTGGTCGCCCTGAAGGAAGTCGTCCGCACTCGTAAGATCGCCGCTGGCGTTCACCACGCCCACCACGCCTACCACCACGGCTTCTTCATCATGGTCATCGTTGGATATGTCAAAG GGTCTGGAGTGGCTCTCATTTCCAATTTTGAGCAGCTGCTGCGCGGCGTGTGGAGGCCCGACACCAACGAGATCCTCAACATGTCATT CCCGACCAAAGCCAGCCTGTACGGGGCCATCCTCTTCACCCTGCAGGAGGCTCACTGGCTGCCGGTGTCCAAGAGcaccctcatcctcctcttcaccctcttcATGGCCACTAGCAAG GTGGCGATGACCGCCCGACACTCTCACGGCTCGCCTTTCACCCTGATCGAATCCTGGGTTTGCCACCTGCTGTTCGGCTCCCCTCTGGGTGGATCTGAGGAAGACCACCATCATCCTCCCGCCGCTGCTGCCTCATCTTCACCTCTCAAAACCAAGGAGGAGCTGAGCGAAGGTGTTCGCAAGAGGAAGGCAAAGAAAGCCGAGTAG